A genome region from Mesorhizobium sp. B2-1-8 includes the following:
- a CDS encoding YicC/YloC family endoribonuclease: MNLQSMTGFARAVAEHDGTSIAWEVKSVNGKSVEVRLRLPQGFERLEPVVRQTLQKRFARGNFQATLTIGRAAGAQAQPIVNEAFLKDLAGLAKRLQEQFGVAPATADGLLSLRGVLDVAETIETEEVRAVLDTAIIGALDAALNGLEQARQGEGAALALLLSGHIDTIETLTLRAEADPSRDTAAIRERIAEQVRLLMDASANLDASRLHMEAAFLATKADIREEIDRLKTHVASGRTLLVGGGAVGRKLDFLAQEFNRESNTLCSKSNAAAVTAIGLELKAVVDQFREQVQNLE; the protein is encoded by the coding sequence ATGAATTTGCAGAGCATGACCGGTTTTGCGCGGGCCGTCGCCGAGCATGACGGCACCTCGATTGCCTGGGAGGTCAAATCCGTCAATGGCAAGAGCGTCGAGGTGCGGCTGCGGCTGCCGCAGGGGTTCGAGCGGTTGGAGCCTGTAGTCAGGCAAACGCTGCAGAAGCGTTTCGCGCGCGGCAATTTCCAGGCGACGCTGACCATCGGCCGCGCCGCCGGCGCGCAGGCGCAACCCATCGTCAACGAGGCGTTTCTGAAAGATCTCGCCGGCCTGGCCAAGCGGCTGCAGGAACAGTTCGGCGTTGCGCCCGCGACGGCTGATGGATTGCTGTCGCTGCGTGGTGTGCTCGACGTTGCCGAAACCATCGAAACCGAAGAGGTGCGGGCCGTGCTCGACACCGCCATCATAGGCGCGCTCGACGCGGCGCTGAACGGTCTGGAACAGGCCCGCCAAGGCGAGGGCGCCGCGCTGGCCCTGCTTTTGTCCGGCCATATCGACACCATCGAGACACTGACCCTGCGCGCGGAAGCCGACCCGTCACGCGACACGGCGGCGATCCGCGAACGCATCGCCGAGCAGGTCAGGCTGCTGATGGACGCATCCGCCAATCTGGATGCAAGCCGGCTGCACATGGAGGCGGCGTTCCTTGCCACCAAGGCCGATATTCGCGAAGAGATAGACCGGCTGAAGACGCATGTCGCGTCTGGCCGGACCTTGCTCGTGGGTGGCGGCGCCGTCGGCCGCAAACTCGATTTTCTGGCACAGGAATTTAACCGCGAATCAAATACGCTGTGCTCCAAGTCGAATGCCGCGGCGGTCACAGCGATTGGGCTGGAATTGAAGGCTGTGGTCGACCAGTTCCGTGAACAGGTCCAGAATCTGGAGTAG
- the mltG gene encoding endolytic transglycosylase MltG codes for MNFVISLVVLMVLAAGMALYFGKQEFTEPGPSANGDTFLVKPSTGVQDIADQLERRGLISDARVFRLGVRAFGNDSALKAGEYEIKPRASMRDIMELLKSGKSVMYSLTVPEGLTVEQALQRIADEPALSGDMPAKTPPEGSLATDTLRFTRGATRQQMVDKLLADQKKLVDEVWQRRAPDLPLANVEDFVTLASIVEKETGKGDERSRVAAVFLNRLAKGMRLQSDPTIIYGLFGGKGKPADRPIYQSDIQKQTPYNTYVISGLPPTPIANPGRAALEAVANPSKTDDLYFVADGTGGHVFASTLNEHNENVARYRALQKKQADEAAKAAAAAGTSGSADKPAVADKPVDGSDGTGGDNGDAGGDAGAAQ; via the coding sequence ATGAACTTCGTCATCTCCTTGGTGGTGCTGATGGTTCTGGCGGCGGGCATGGCTCTCTATTTCGGCAAGCAGGAGTTTACCGAACCCGGCCCTTCCGCCAATGGCGACACCTTCCTCGTCAAGCCCAGCACCGGCGTCCAGGACATCGCCGACCAGCTTGAGCGCCGCGGACTGATCAGCGACGCCCGCGTATTCCGCCTCGGCGTGCGTGCCTTCGGCAACGATTCCGCGCTCAAGGCCGGCGAATATGAGATCAAGCCCAGGGCATCCATGCGCGACATCATGGAACTCCTGAAGAGTGGCAAGTCGGTGATGTACTCGCTGACGGTTCCGGAAGGGCTGACCGTCGAGCAGGCCTTGCAGCGTATCGCCGACGAACCCGCCCTGAGCGGCGACATGCCGGCGAAGACGCCCCCCGAGGGCAGCCTTGCCACCGACACGCTGCGCTTCACGCGTGGCGCGACGCGTCAGCAGATGGTCGACAAGCTGCTCGCCGATCAGAAGAAACTGGTCGATGAGGTTTGGCAGCGGCGCGCGCCGGATCTGCCCCTGGCCAACGTCGAGGACTTTGTCACCCTGGCCTCTATCGTCGAGAAGGAAACCGGCAAGGGCGATGAACGCTCACGCGTGGCCGCCGTCTTCCTGAACCGGTTGGCCAAGGGCATGCGCCTGCAGTCCGATCCGACCATCATCTATGGTTTGTTTGGCGGCAAGGGCAAGCCGGCGGACCGCCCCATCTACCAGTCCGACATCCAGAAGCAGACGCCTTACAATACTTATGTGATCAGCGGCCTGCCGCCGACGCCTATCGCCAATCCCGGCCGCGCGGCCCTCGAGGCCGTGGCCAATCCGTCGAAGACCGACGATCTCTATTTCGTCGCCGACGGCACGGGTGGTCACGTCTTTGCCTCGACCCTGAACGAGCACAATGAAAACGTCGCCCGCTATCGCGCGCTGCAGAAGAAGCAGGCCGATGAAGCAGCCAAGGCAGCCGCTGCCGCCGGTACCAGCGGCAGTGCCGACAAGCCTGCAGTAGCAGATAAGCCTGTCGACGGCAGCGATGGTACCGGTGGCGACAATGGCGATGCCGGCGGTGATGCCGGCGCGGCCCAGTAA
- the fabF gene encoding beta-ketoacyl-ACP synthase II → MRRVVVTGLGLVSPFGMGFEHGWKELLTGRSAAKRVTEFEVDDLACKIAHVIPRGDGSNGTLNPEAILEPKELRKIGDFILYGIAAADEALKDSGWKPSTEEERCATGVLIGSGIGGLEGIAENAIILKERGPRRISPFFIPGNIINLVSGQVSIRHGLKGPNHAVVTACSTGAHAIGDAARLIIFGDADIMLAGGAESPVTRLSLAGFAACRALSTERNDAPQTASRPYDRDRDGFVMGEGAGVVVLEELEHAKARGAKIYAEVIGYGLTGDAYHITAPAEDGDGAFRCMTAALNRAKLTPADVDYINAHGTSTMADTIELGAVERLVGNAASKISMSSTKSSIGHLLGAAGAAEAIFSILAIRDNIAPATINLDNPERETAIDLVPNKPRARQIDVALSNSFGFGGTNASLVFQRYNG, encoded by the coding sequence ATGAGGCGTGTCGTCGTAACGGGCCTTGGCTTGGTTTCGCCGTTCGGTATGGGCTTCGAGCACGGCTGGAAGGAACTGCTGACCGGCCGCAGCGCCGCCAAGCGCGTCACCGAGTTCGAGGTGGACGATCTTGCTTGCAAGATCGCCCACGTCATTCCGCGTGGCGACGGCTCCAACGGCACGCTCAATCCCGAAGCCATTCTTGAGCCGAAGGAACTTCGCAAGATCGGCGACTTCATCCTGTACGGGATCGCGGCCGCCGATGAAGCACTGAAGGATTCCGGCTGGAAGCCTTCAACCGAAGAGGAGCGTTGCGCCACCGGTGTGCTGATCGGCTCCGGCATCGGCGGTCTTGAGGGCATCGCCGAGAACGCGATCATCCTCAAGGAACGCGGCCCGCGCCGCATCAGCCCGTTCTTCATTCCCGGAAACATCATCAATCTCGTGTCGGGCCAGGTTTCGATCCGGCACGGATTGAAAGGTCCCAACCACGCTGTCGTCACCGCTTGCTCGACCGGCGCGCACGCTATTGGCGACGCCGCCCGGCTGATCATCTTCGGCGATGCCGACATCATGCTGGCTGGCGGCGCCGAATCGCCGGTGACGCGGCTGTCGCTCGCCGGCTTCGCGGCCTGCCGGGCACTCTCGACCGAACGCAACGACGCCCCGCAAACCGCCTCGCGGCCCTACGACCGCGACCGCGACGGCTTCGTCATGGGCGAGGGCGCCGGTGTCGTCGTGCTGGAGGAGCTCGAGCACGCCAAGGCGCGCGGCGCCAAGATCTATGCCGAGGTGATCGGCTACGGTCTGACCGGCGACGCTTATCACATCACCGCACCGGCCGAAGATGGCGACGGGGCGTTCCGTTGCATGACGGCGGCGCTGAACCGGGCAAAGCTTACGCCAGCCGACGTCGATTACATCAATGCGCACGGCACCTCGACCATGGCCGACACGATCGAACTCGGCGCCGTCGAGCGGCTGGTCGGCAATGCGGCGTCCAAGATTTCGATGTCGTCGACCAAGTCGTCGATCGGCCATCTGCTGGGAGCGGCGGGCGCGGCCGAAGCGATCTTTTCGATCCTCGCCATCCGCGACAATATCGCACCGGCAACCATCAACCTGGACAATCCCGAGCGCGAAACCGCGATCGACCTGGTGCCGAACAAGCCACGCGCCCGCCAGATCGACGTGGCCCTGTCCAATTCCTTCGGCTTCGGCGGCACCAACGCTTCGCTCGTCTTTCAGCGTTATAATGGCTGA
- a CDS encoding acyl carrier protein — protein MSDTAERVKKIVIEHLGVDADKVTEQASFIDDLGADSLDTVELVMAFEEEFGVEIPDDAAETILTVGDAVKYIDKASA, from the coding sequence ATGAGTGACACCGCAGAGCGCGTCAAGAAGATCGTCATCGAACACCTTGGCGTCGATGCCGACAAAGTGACGGAGCAGGCGAGCTTCATCGATGATCTGGGCGCTGACAGCCTCGACACGGTTGAACTTGTCATGGCGTTCGAAGAAGAATTCGGCGTCGAGATCCCCGACGACGCAGCCGAGACCATTCTGACGGTCGGCGATGCGGTGAAGTACATCGACAAGGCTTCGGCCTGA
- the fabG gene encoding 3-oxoacyl-[acyl-carrier-protein] reductase has translation MFELTGRKALVTGASGGIGEAIARVLHAQGAIVGLHGTRVEKLETLASELGDRVKLFPANLSNRDEVKALGQKAEADLEGVDILVNNAGITKDGLFVRMSDADWDTVLEVNLAAVFRLTRELTHPMMRRRHGRIINITSVVGVTGNPGQANYCASKAGMIGLSKSLAQEIATRNITVNCVAPGFIESAMTDKLNDKQKEAIMAAIPTKRMGTSAEVASAVAYLASNEAAYVTGQTIHVNGGMAMI, from the coding sequence ATGTTCGAATTGACCGGCCGCAAGGCGCTTGTCACCGGCGCATCGGGGGGCATCGGCGAGGCGATCGCCAGGGTGCTGCATGCACAGGGCGCGATCGTCGGCCTGCACGGCACGCGCGTCGAGAAACTGGAGACGCTGGCCTCCGAACTGGGCGACCGGGTCAAGCTGTTCCCGGCCAACCTGTCGAACCGCGACGAGGTCAAGGCACTCGGCCAGAAGGCGGAGGCCGATCTCGAGGGCGTCGACATCCTGGTCAACAATGCCGGCATCACCAAGGACGGCCTGTTCGTGCGCATGTCGGACGCCGACTGGGATACGGTGCTGGAGGTCAATCTCGCCGCCGTTTTCCGGCTGACCCGTGAACTGACCCACCCGATGATGCGCCGCCGCCATGGCCGCATCATCAACATCACTTCGGTGGTCGGGGTGACCGGCAATCCTGGCCAGGCGAACTACTGCGCCTCCAAGGCCGGAATGATCGGCTTGTCCAAATCGCTGGCGCAGGAGATCGCCACCCGCAACATCACCGTCAACTGCGTCGCTCCGGGCTTCATCGAATCGGCGATGACCGACAAGCTCAACGACAAGCAGAAAGAGGCGATCATGGCGGCGATCCCCACCAAGCGCATGGGCACCAGTGCCGAAGTGGCGTCCGCCGTTGCCTATCTGGCTTCGAACGAGGCCGCCTACGTAACCGGGCAGACCATTCACGTGAATGGCGGCATGGCGATGATCTGA